The Arachidicoccus terrestris genome includes the window CGCATCATTTTTTAAGCGTATCGAATCCGGGTTGATCCCAATTCTGTCTGCTAACAGTGCTTTAATATTCAATCCGTATAAACTATCATACTTATCAAATCCCTTTATCCTGGAAATACCCTTTTCATAGTCAAAGGGGCCTGGCATGGCAATCCCTATATTCAATTGCCCATATGCATCAGAGATCCTTGTGTCCGGATCAAAGACGCCGCCCTTTTCCAGACAGCGCTTTACGGCTCCGGCCCAGGCGTTCAAAATGGCTTCGGCCGTTCCGAACCGGTCTACTTTCTCTCTGACCATCGATGTCGAAACGACTTCCCTGACGTCCATAGCTACCAATGCCGCCGTAATATGTGACCCCCCGATATCAATACCTACAACATGATCTTTCATACCCCTGACTTTTTTAAAGTAAAATAGTTTTGCCTTATCTGTCTACAGCGCCCAGTTATCTGTCCTGAAAGGCGCCACAGGCAACCCTTCCACGTTGAATAAGTGGCATTCCGCGTAATCCTTAAACCCGTACCGCACGGCCACAGGCGCCTTGACCTGATCACTTTCCAGCTCAATAAACTTTCCCTTTATCCTGGCCTGTGCAGGATAAAATCTGCGATCGGCGCCCGCGATCTCAAATGCATTTAACGGGCTGCCATCGGTCATTAAACCGCGACTTGCATGGGTAAAAGAGACGCGGACTTTTGCGCCTTCAATCTGCACCGGTGACTGGAATGCGTCATATTCCGGACTCTGATAAGCCAGTCCTTTGTATCCGTAATCGTTAGCCAGTGCCCAGTATAATAACCGCTTACTGATAACAGTTTTCCGCCTGGGATGTATCGCATTAGGTTCACCGGCGTCCATACTCACCACCATTCCGGATTTAGGGATTCTATGACTGGCCCTGGCCTGCGCCTCCCGGAGCGGGGCTGCCGGCCCGATCGTGTCCCGATACTGATAGGGCGCAATCTGTACGTAATAGAACGGCCAGTCTCCCGCTGCCCATTTCTTCCGCCAGTCGGCTACCATGCTCTCCATCAGCTGATCATAGATATTGGGATTACACCTGTTTTGTTCGCCCTGATACCAGATCATCCCCTTGATACCAAAACCGGCAAAGGGATGTATCATCGCGTTATACAGCAAAGTAGGTTCGTTCTTATTCATTTTTCCTGCAACAGGCTTAACGGTTTTATCGTCAGAAGGAAAGCGCTTCATGCTGCTTTCTGACATCCAGCCTTCAATCATCGTTCCACCCCAGGTCGACATGATAATACCGACCGGAATATTCAGTTTCTGCTGTAGCCGGAGCGCGAACTGAAACCCCACGGCGCTGAATTTGCCCGCCACCTCAGCATCAGAGACCTGCCAGCCCGTAGAAGGGCAGTCAAATTCCGGTGTCCGGGACAGCGCCCTTTCATAACGGATCAGCCGCAATGAAGGATTGTTTGCCTGCGCCAGCACATCATTAGCACCTAAAACCGGCTGATTGTAGAAGCCCCACATAGGCATCTCCATATTAGACTGCCCTGAACAGACCCAGACCTCGCCGATCAGTATATCACTTAGCAGGATACGCTGCTGACCATCGCCTATACGAATCTGATAAGGCCCGCCCGCAACGGGGGTCTGAACCTTCAGCCTCCAGCTACTGTCTGAACCAACCCTGGCCTGATAACGCCGCTGATTCCAGGAAGTTGTAACATCAACCGTCGCCCCTGGGGATGCCTTCCCCCAGATGGCCACCCTGTCCTTTTGTTGCAGCACCATATGGTTACCGATCACCGAGGGCAGCGTAATTTCCGCGGTACTATCCAGCACTGAAAAACAAATGATGATCATCATCAGCATCAGCCCTCTGGCTTTTTTGACACCGGGAAAATACATCCCGTATAACAGTTTACTTATCACTTCAGGTTTTATTTTTTTATTTTTAAAGAAACCAGCAGCCAGGCCGCTATCAATATTAAGATGGCAGACGCCTGGTAGATCAAAGACAGACTGATCTCGGCGTCTTTCAGGGCGCCGCCGATATACACCATGAGGCCGCCGATCACCGTTCCCAGAAAATTCAGTACACCATATCCGGTAGCGATGTATCGGGCATCAGCGATCTGTCTTAAAACAGGCATTAAATTAGCATCGGTAAACCCGCGGGCGAGGCCAAATATCAGCATGGCAATAATGGCCAGATAAAATACACTGGTCGAGGCCATTAAAAATAAAAATGGCGCTCCTACCGTAAAACCTAACACTATAACATTGATTCTCCCGCGAGGCGTTTTTCGGGCCCATCTGTCGGCCAGAATACCTCCCAGGACGACACCGATAAAGGAGCCCACCTGAATATAACCGGTCGCAGAGATACCTGCCAGTCCGAGATCCAGTTGAAAATGGGTTTTAAGAAAAGTGGGCAGCCAGCCATACACCAGCCAGTTCACAACGCCAAAAGCCCCAAAAAATAACATGAGTATATAAAACGACCGCATGGCCAGTAAAGATTTAAATGCATCCAATAGCTGCACCTTGCCCGTGCTTTGTGGTGTAGCATCCACGGCGATCGGCTGTTCCCGGGCCTGAGACGGCTTCTCCCGGGGCGCATCCTTTAAGAGCCATAATAAAAATAAAGAATAGACAATACCGAAAATGCCAAACACGTGAAAGCCAAAACGCCAACCGTAACTCACCGCAATATATCCTCCGATACCACCTACAGCAAGGCCGGCATAGAGGCCACTCATATGCAGTCCTGTCGCAAGAGACCTGGTCTTACCACGATGGTAATCCGTAATCATGGCAAGTGCAGCAGGGATATAACAGGCTTCACTGATGCCCATCACCATCCGGCTGATCAGTAACTCCTGATAAGTAGCGGCAGCACCGGTCCATAACGTAACAGCCGACCAGACCAATACACTAAATACAATCACTTTCTTACGACTATACCGGTCGGCAAAATAACCGCCAAAAGGGCTTAGTACGCCATAGGCCCATAAAAATACAGAAGTAAGCAATCCGTACTCCGCATCACTGATGGTGAACTCACGGACGATCGGATCCCGCATAGAAGTAATCAGAATCCGGTCCAGGTAGTTCAGAAAGGCAACCACCCAGAGTAAAGCCACCACCAGCCATGGATAACGGTCATTTGAGAAGGTGCCGGAGCGTAATTTTGCTGTTCTAGCCATATGATCGAGTTATTAGTTGATGCGTGTTTGTTTTGACTCAATAATAAATACCTTCCATTTATTTGTCTTGTAAGGTCCCCATTATCACACGAGGCGTGCGTGTACCGGGACGAACTTCGCCGCCGACCAGCACAATATCGCCATGCCACAAAACGGCGCCGGTAGTGACCGGTGCCCAAATGCTGCCGTTCGGGTTGACTGCCGCATCCGGTTTCTTGTCCACCCAACACTGACCGGCAACCTGCCACCTATTTCTTTGCGGATCATAGGCGAATATCCGGTCGGAAAATCCGGGATGACGCTCTTTCAATACCGCTGTCTCATCCGCCAACGCCCCGTCGTCTCCCCCGAGTATGAAAAGCTGTCCCTTTATAGCCACAGCGGGGCCCGGCGCCGCTACTGTAGGACTGGGCAGATCCGCCAGACGCCGCCATCCTTTTTCTTTTCCCGATACGACATGTGGATCATAACAGTAGGCATCTTTTAAATAAGTTCTTTTTCCTTCATGAAGTGCAGTACCGCTGAATAGATAAAACTTGCCGTCTAATGCGCCGCCAACGCTTAACATCCGGCTTTCTCCCGGCCAGCCGGGCAACACCTCCCAAACGGGACGGTCTGCACTGAGATTAAGCCGCCAGCAGACATTCGTGGCAGTCGCATCTGATGGTTGTGCCTGACCGCCTGCCAGGTAAATGCAATCGCCGACCAAGGCGCCGCTTGTAAGCGCAATGGCTGAAGGCAGTGAAGGCAAGGTATCTATGCTGACCATTCCCTCATCAGCATTTTTATGGTAGCTTATGCGCTGAACGGTTCTGTAATGCCCTTCACTGTTACTTCCGCCGATTAAAATCATCTGACTTTTCCAGCTGACCGTCAGTCCGTATCCCAGCGGACGGGGGAGCCGGCCGGCAACCTTCCAGGTGGCAGAAGAAGTTTCTAAGACATAAACCGTATCGTACCAGGTCTTCACCCCGCCGTTCCAGGGCGTGCCGCCATCCGGGAAATTAGCGCCTCCGGCGCAAATCAACGCGTCACCGGCAAGCCCGATAAATGCCCCGGCAAGCCCTGTCCGATTGGGAAGTGGCGCCAGCTGGGACCAGTGAAAGGTGTGAGATACGCCTGTATCCGCCTGCAGTCCCGGATGAGTCTCTGCTATGCCCGTGACCGAATATTTATTCTCTGGTATTTTTGTCATGATGTGGTCATTTGAATGTAGCCCTATACGCCGGTGATGACCAGTAGCCATCGCCGGAAGATACAGGGCGCAGATAAGCGCTGCGGTCCCTGCACCGCCTCTAATGGTAAGATGCGGTGGCCGCCTGCGACCCGGTTGGTTAAAAATGCTCATGAGCGTCCTCCCGTGGTCCCCTGTAACTCCAAAGTGCGGCCGGCATCTTCCAGTGCTTTAAAAAAACCGGCATTTTCCAATTTCTGCTTCAGCTCCTGATACTCATTTTCCGTCAGTTCACGAAGGGGTAGTCTGCAGGGGCCCAGCGGGATGCCCAGCATATGCATGATGGCTCTCTGTGCGGCAATGGAATGATAGCCACTCAGGCAACGCACCATATTCACCGACTCCAGCTGCCTGCGGCGCGCGCCCTCGAGGTCACCTCGGCGAAACTTGTGCAGCAGATCAACATAAATAGGTGCGGCAAAAGCATAGGTACTCCCAATGGCAGCGCCGGCCCCTACGCTCAGCGCTTCCAGCAACAACTCATCATATCCAAAGAGTATATTGTACTGACCATTCTTATAATTAAGACAGGCCTGATACTCATGTAATGTGGAAGCTGTATACTTAATGCCCGCCAGATTCTGTATGGCCTGCTCTGCCTGCTCTAGAAATGCCACCATGTCAAGTCCCACACCCGTAAGCGTAGGTATATGATAATAATAAAACGGCGTGTTCGGCGCCGCAGCGGCAATGGCCGCCATGCTGTCTACCAATACGTCAACCTGGCCTGGTTTATAATAAAAAGCAGAAACCGATGAGATGGCGTCCGCGCCATGTTTCTCAGCGTGTGCAGCCAACTTGCGGGCTTCCCGGATAGAGGCATGGCCGACATGCACAAATACCAGCATCTTACCTTTAGCCGCCTTGAGATAGGTTTCTGCTACTGCCATTCTTTCCTCGATGGTCAGATTGGGGCCTTCCCCATTCGTGCCGCAGATAAATACCCCGCTCACCCCCTGAGCAGCTAAACGATCGACCATGGCCCCGATGGGTTCAAGATCAATATCTCCTTCAGGTGTATAGAATCCGAAAGTGGCTGCAATTAATCCGTCTGTTTTCATAAGTTTTGTTTAAAGCCGGGTATCATTTTTTATCAACCACCTGTGAATCAAAATGCCCCGGCAACATTAATTTTATTGTTTGTCGAAAGAGTTTTTATGGCCAGTGTCCTGTAAAATGAAATCCATTTTCACGGCATATTCATCCAACTCTGCCGGCCGCATTGATTATTTATTTTTTTGCGGGCCGGATGCTGATTTTTTTCAGCACCAGACTGTAATTCCATCCCTTCGCCTTTGTATTGGTTTCATAGAGGCAATAAATGTTGCCACGACCATCCGTTGCCAGGTCAGAATATCCAGCGGGACCGTTTTGTAATAATTGAGTGACAGGCCAGTGCTGACCATTATCCAGACTGAGTTTAAGGGTCAGCTGGCGGCGGGGATATCCTTTGATATTTCTGCTGTCCGGATTGGAAAACAAAAGCCAGCTTTTCCCGGGGGAAAATTTTCCTGCCACACGGCGCAGGCGTTTAGGTGGGAGCATCTTGATGAACCCGGCCATACAAATCGGATCAAAGAGCTCAGCCGCAAAAACCGGATGGCTCCAATCCGAGATCCCGTCAGGGCTATAAGCCACCGCCCGCTGATGCTTATCTGATCCGGTTCTCATATTAATCATCACCCTTCCATCCGCCAGCTCCACCAGCATGGACTCATTAGGGTTTTTAATGGCATTGGAATTATCTGCCACGATCTTACCCATTTTCCAGCTCTTCCCAAGATCATCACTGTAAATCGTTGCCACGCAGCTCGGCCCGTGTTTGCGTTTAGGTTTCACAATGGGTGAAGCCGCCAGCCAGATCGCCGCTATCAGGCGGCCATTTTTTAGTTGAATACCATGGCCCGGACCCGGAGCCAGTACGTTCCACGCGTAGACGTTTTTTATCTTATCGACAGTAGCCGTAATATCCACGGCAGCTGACCAAGTCTTGCCCTCATCTGTTGACTTTGTATAAAACAGGTGGGCATAATCACGCTGATACAGCAAATGAATGGTGCCGTCTTTACTGACAATCGGCGTCGCATTGCTGGTAGGTCCCTGTCCTCTCGGCGCCACAATCTGCGCCGGCTGCCAGCTTTTTCCCCCATCCAGGCTTCTGCGCAGCAGCAAGTCCATTTCCGCCCAGTCGCTGGAAGTCCCGACCCTGCCTTCACAAAAAGCCAGCAGGTTCCCTTTGTTTGTCCTTACAAGAGCAGGGATGCGCATAGAGGCATATCCTGTCTTAGCGGCAACGCCGGTATCCGGTTCAAAGACAATACTGCTGTCCAGGGTAGCCAGCTTAATTGGCGGTACAGACGACTGAATAGCGTTGTCATCTGTCATGCCGCTCTTCAACTGTCCAAAGGAAGGTGTCATCATGGCTGTCACTAAAAGGACAGTAGCAGCCAATACGCCTTTTTGCCATCCGGTTCTAACAGACACAGCAGGACGGTTTCTTTTCTGGGTTCTTACCGAACCATCTTCTACAGTATATCTTTTATGAATCATGCGTTGTTTCTTTAGCTTTTATACTTTTGTTTTTCCATTTTCCTGCCCTTAAATGCGCGTCAAAGAATTCCGGTATTATAGCCTCTGCCGTCTCCCTTAAGCGGCAGGCCATCGCCCGGTCAAATCCGATATAAGGCCAGCGGAGCGCTGTACCGGTATCAGACCAGCCGCCAATCGCCGCCAGCATTTTATCGGCAGCCATATTGGAAAACCGGTTAGCTTTCAGCAAGGGCTCGATATAGGTTCCTATCCAGTTGCGGATCCGCCCTTCGAGTTCCAGCGCCCCTGTCATATCCGTCCGGGTCATTTCGTACCAGTACTGCGCCACGGCGGGGTGCAGACAAGCCATATTAGAATAAGCGCCTGATGCACCTTTCTGGATACCGGAGGCCAGATGATGCCCGGGGATAAATATGGAAAGCATAGGATCCAGTTGTCTTATTTTATCAAACCATGCAGCGTCTCCTCCTATCACCTTCAGGCCGGCCAGCCGGTTTAATAAGCCAGCGGCATGAAGTGCACCATAATCTTCTATTGTCAGGCATTTTTTTGCATGTGGCGGATTATAGAGCACGACCGGCAACTTTCCTGCCAGGTCCAATACCCTTTCCAGATACAACTGCACTTCTGCCATGGATGGTGGCGCCCAGTCAGGTAGGATAACCTGAATGGCTCCGGGCTCCAGGGTAAGCGCCCTTTGTATACGCCTACAGGTTTCCATTGGATCGGGATGGCTGCATCCGATCTGAAAAGGCATCCCTGCTTTCTGACATTTTGAAGCCAGCATGGCATTGATGCGGTCGAACTCTTCCGGTGTCTGATTAAAAAATTCGCCGGCAGTACCGTTTGAATAAATCCCGTTCACATCTGTTTCAACCAGAAAGTCCAGCTGCTCTTCCAGCTTTGAAAAATCGATCACATCGTTTTCTGTAACAGGCAATAACAAAGTGGCCCAATTGCCCCGGATATCGGTCTTTTGTAAAGGTTGCATAGTCTATCTTTCTCTCTTTCTGTGTTTTTATATACCGGTTAATTAGCCGGACCGGCGTTTTCCACCAGGCAAGTCTGCAAGTGGAGGTCAAAGGTGATAATGATCCAGTAGCGCTTATCAGGATCAGGTAACGTATAGGATAGATTTTTACCGCTGCTTCCCTGGATCAGCTGCCCGTCAAGCGTTCTGTCATAGCGCCAGAAAGGCGACAGCCACTTGTCATTTACAGGATCCCTGGGTGTAAGCGTAAAGCTCACCAGCTGATGCATCTTAACCTTTGTGACATACCTGAAAGGATTGCCCGGTTCCGGCGTGCATTCCACGGCCCCCTTTGGCCGGGAAGCACCCGGATAATCATCGAAAAAAGCACCGGCCATGGCCAGGGGATTATCAGGCAGCGCCCAGGCCTCTGACGGATCCGGCGTTACCTTTTTTACCTGATACGACTCTGTTTTCGTGTCCACATCTATAACGTAATAGCCCTTATCCGGCAGCGTAATCGGCAGGGAATGCTGATCACTGGAGGTCAGATCACCTGGTTTGCCCATGGGATCCTGTCCAAAGCGATAACCGTTAAATGATTTCTGTCCAAGCAAGAATATCTCTGTACCTGCCTCGGGTGCGTAATAGCCGACCTGATAAACATAATCTCCTGTCCTTGTCACTTTTCCGGGCATCCCGGAAAGGTATCTCGAAAAATCACCGCCAGTGGCTGCAGGAGCGACATATAATGGGAGGTCTCCTGCGTAAGGCACTTTTCTTGAAACGCGTATCATCACCGTTTTCTGCGTCATAAGGCCGGACACGTCATATACGAAAACGGTCAGCGGAAAACTGCCTTTTTTCAATGGCAACGCCAGTGTCTTTTTAAAATCAAATTCGTTTCCGCTGATGGTCACTGAATCATCAACGGACAGGTCCGGTGCTTTCAATACCACCGCTCCCAGTCCGCTGTTGTCCTGCAGGGCTATATCGAGATTGAGTACCGCTTTATCGTTTTCAATTTCTACGATATAATCTTCAAGCGGCGTCTTAAAAGAGGGCTTTTCTATATCGGAGAGTTTAATTTCAGTGGTGGCCTGTCCGCCATACACATTGGTTGCTGTAATGAAGATCACACTGCTGTCCTTTTGCCGGCTAAGCGGTGCCTTCAGCACTCTGTCCAGTGTATATTCTTTAATCAGGCTGTCTTGCGCGATCTTAATGGTTTGGTCAACGTAAAAAGAATCACATTGTATATGGATTGTCTTTAACCCATAGGCGTCCTTTACGCTGCCGGAAAGTTTGACCGTATAATAACCGGCTGTCTTTTCCATTGGAGTAGCCACCAGATTGAGGGTCGGTGGTGTGGCATCCCCCGGGACGCTAACCTTGGCTTCCTTCTTGCAGGCAAAAAACAGGCAGGCGATTAACAGCCAGATACCCCATTTCCCTGCAGCAAGAGCGGGGATATGATTTCTCTTTATAACATTATTCATGATAATCATTTTTTAAAGAATCAAGTAAGTAGGATTGGAAAGTAATCTTCTCATAAGGATTGACCTCACCTGTCTCATAAGTAATACCCAGATGATCGTTACCGATAATGACCATATCTGAATAGGCAGCCTGCCCCGGTTCCACAATATAGCGCGCCGTCCAGTTGGCGCCATTATTGTTACTGAGGCTGATGGCCATATTCTCTCTTTTCTTACTGGCCGCATTGGAAAAATACAGCATGTAAGTGCCGGCCCATTCAAACCCTAATATACTTCCCTGATTGACCGGATCAACCAGTGGATACTCCGCCATCATGGGACTCCAGGTGGCACCGCCATCTTCACTCAGCGATGAAATCCTGTAATTCTTACCCGTGCAACGGCTGTTCATCAGTAACCTGCCATCCGGCAGTTCCACAACAGTTGACTCACTGGGTTTAAATCCATTGGGGTCTGCATAGGCGCCCTTCTGCCAGGTTTTACCGTGGTCATCAGAATAGATCGCAAAAGCGGATTCCGTCCTGTTGGAAGCGTTTTTATCGACGGTAATAAAACAGGCCGGGATCACCAGTCTGCCTTTATGCCCGCCTTGCTTTAACTGAATCCCGTGGCAGGGACCGGTGGACAACCATCCCCAGTCAGGGTCCATTACGTCACCGGAAATATCAACGGGCGTTTTCCAGGTTTTACCATCATCCTCAGAAAGGCTCATATAAGCATGACGCCGCTCTGCCGTGCCGTTATTAATCGCGCCAATATCAGCGGAGCCCAGATTCCAGGACATGAGCAGATAAATATTGCCCGTGCTCTGGTCTACCACGGGTACAGGATTGCCACAGGTGTTACCGCCGTCATCCCAGACCATGGTCATACCGCTCCATGACTTTCCGCCGTCATCAGATCTTTTAACAACCAGGTCAATATTCCCGTTGTCCTTACAATTGTCTTTTCTGGCTTCCGCGAAAGCGAGCAATGTGCCCTTCTTTGTCTCAATGATGGCCGGGATCCTGAAACAGCTATAGCCTTCTGTATTCTTGGCATAAATATCCGCTTCAACGCTGGCGGCTAACTGCTGGTTGCCGACACCGGCAGGCGGCGGTGGCGGCGGATCCGCCACATCACGCCGGCACCCTGTGCCAGCCAGTAGCAGCCACAAGCCGGACAGCAGCATTCCATATCTGATGACCCTGTCAAAACGAATTATTCTTGTCTGATGTACTATTTTCATAATCTGTAATTTTGTAAAGTTACCCGTGTATTAGAATGCGGGATAACCTTCAGTTTGATCAAGTTTTGGATTAAGACTATGGGCCGCCCGGCTGATCGGGAAAAACAGCGGTACCTGCTTGCCGCTTAATTCAGGAACAACCTGATAGAGATTAATAACCCCTTCTTTGTGAAAACGGACCAGATCGGGCCAGCGTTTAAGTTCGGCATATAATTCCCGGAAACGCTCCTGTAAAATTTCTTTCTCTAAGGTCTTTTTGTCCGTCTGACCGGTATAGTCACCCGTTCCGGCACGGTTACGCACTTTATTAAGCGGCACCAGCGCCTGCGATACTTTACCCAACGCAGCCAGTGCTTCTGCTTTCAACAGCAGCAAGCCGCCTAATCTGTAGATAATGATATCACAGTCAAATATCCGCCCGTCAGGATAGAGCGTGCCTTTTAATTTGTTGTCGAATACACCCACAAGGGATCCATCGCTTCTGACACCTTTCACCATCGAAGCAGCCTTGCGCTTATCTGCCGGATTAACATCGAAGGCCGCTTCCAGACTGGCACTCGGTGCATACTGGCTTCTGGCAGCCGACTCCGCCCAGGGAATATCATCTTTGTTGACAGCGTCATTAACCAGTGCGCCGTTGGGTTTGAGATAATATCCGTAACTGTGGCCGGATTCATCTTTCTGGAAATAGATAGATAGGACCACTTCACTATTGTTGCGATGATCGGTCGAGTAAATATCACTGAAGTCCGGCAATAAAGAAGCCGTAGGTATGACCTTATCCAGGGCCTCGACCGCCCCGTTCAAGTCTGCTGCGCCGCCGCCCAGCACTTTGGCCTTCCAGATCAGCGCATCCGCCAGGAGTGCTTCAGCTGCCGGAGCAGAGGCCCGGCTCTTATTCACATATCCCTGTTCAGGAAACAAAGAAAGGGCTGACTGAATATCCTTTAAAATCTGCGCCATGACTTCTGTGGCAGGCGAGCGGGCAAGCAAGGGCTGGTCATCACTTTCAGTAGGTGTTAAAACCAGCGGCACATCTCCCCAGCTGCGAATGAGGTAGAAATAGGTGTAAGCCCGGATAAAATAGGCTTCCGCCATCACCCGGTCCTTTGTACTTTGATCCCCGAAACGAATGCCATCCACATACTTTAACAGCAGATTGCAGTGGTGGATCAGGTTATAGAAATTCACCCAGCTGGGCGCGGAATTTTCTGTCAGGTTCTGCGTCCATGCGGTGCTCATGCCCTGATGCAGACCGGGGTCAAAACTGTCGCCACGATCCTCCATATAAAACGTCGTGTTCATCGTCGACCTGAATTTAGAATAGATTCCGATCATATACCCTAAGACATCTCCTTCCGTTTTCCAGTAATTGGCACTGGTAATAGAGGAAACCGGCGCCAGTTCCAATGTCTTTGTACAGCTGTCAGAGAAAATAACGACGATACATAGCGATAAGGCCGTCAGCAAGGGCCTTAAGGCATATCCTCCGATACGTCTTACGGCCAGGCTGGAGCGGGATATATTGCGCTTGCTTATTTTTTTTATCTGTTTCATAATAAAATCTTTTTATCTCTTTTTTTATCTGCAGGGTGTGTATTCAGCCAGTTATAATTTTCGCTAAAGCCTGGGCACACCCGCATGGCGATATCAGTGTTAGAATGTGATTTTAATACCGAAATTGTATTCAAGTGGCCTGGGATAGAGACCCGGATCATTACCTGTAAATACTTCAGGCGTCAATCCGTCGTAGGCTGTGATATACCCCATATTAAATACACCGGCAAACAACTGTAACTGCTGGACAGCGATCTTCTTCAAAAACCTGGCCTCCCAGTTATAGCCCAGCGAGACTTCTCTAAAAGCCAGATAGTCTCCTTTTTTATAATAGAGGGAATTGTTACTGGGGTTATTGCCGCTGTTACCGATCCCTTGCGCATCCCGCACATGATTGCGGTAACCAAAGTCCCAGTCACTCTCAACAGTGTATCTGGGAATGGTCGCGATGTCGCCCGGTTTCTTCCAGATGTCATCACTCAGTACATCGGAGAGCGCCATGTTATTATTTCTGGAGCTGCCATTGGCCTTTGCCCTAAAGCCGTTATCGATCACAAATCCCAGGGCATAGTCTACCACAAAACGCAGAGAGAATCCTTTATAGCTCAGAGAATTGACCATCCCACCGGTAATGTCCGGGTGAATATATCCCATAAACACCATGTCTTTATTGTCGATGATATTGTCACCATTGACATCTTCCCAGATCGCGTCACCGCCTTTTTTCTGCCGTCCGTTCGCAAATACATCATAAGGCGCGTTCAAAGCAGACTCATCTGTGGGATAGACACCGATCATGTGATAAGCCCATCTGCCACCATATCTTTCACCTTCGGCAAACCCGCCGACCCAGACATCCTTCTGAAGTTTCGGATCAAATACAATATTGCCGCCGGAGCGATTCTTATCCTGTCCGTTCTCAGGTAAATTCAGCGCGATGGAACGGTTATAGGCGATGTTAAAGGAACTGTTCCACTGGAAATGTTTGGAACGAATGATATCCGCAGATACTTCAAACTCAATACCTCTGCTTCTGATGGAACCAAAATTACTTTTGATGCTGCTGAATCCGGTGGAGTAGTCCAGTGGCTTGTCATATAAACGATCTGAGGTCACTTTGGAATAGTAGTCGACCATTAAACTTAACCGGTTATTGAACAGGCCAATATCAAGGCCCACATCTGATGAGGTAGTTGTTTCCCACTTCAGGGCACGATTGGCAACCGCCGTATTCAGTATCCCCGCCTGCCCCATATACGTATAGGCGGTCCCGGTAGAATAAGCCCCCTGGGAATTGCCGATGCTTAATTCGTTGTTGCCCGTTTCACCCCAGCTGCCCCTTAGTTTCAGCTGGCTGATAAAAGAAGCGCCGAGCGCTTTCCAGAATTTCTCCCTGTGTATATTCCACCCTGCGGAAAATCCGGGGAATATACCCCATTTGTGCTCCGTTGAGAATTTTGAGGATCCGTCATAGCGAAGGCTGGCAGAGAATAGATACCTTAGATCATAGTTGTAATTGACGCGGCCAAAATAGCTCATCATATTATCCTCAGTCATTTCAGTACTCACCCTTTGGGTTTCCGGATTAGAGGCATTCAGGGTCGGGATATTGTCTGTCGGCGCACCGTATCCCGTTCCATGCATGGTATTGCCGGTCTGATCCAGGTAACTTGTCCCTAACAGCGCATTCAGGTTATGGCGACCAAATGACCTGGTATAGTTTAACAGGCCG containing:
- a CDS encoding sialate O-acetylesterase; the protein is MISKLLYGMYFPGVKKARGLMLMMIIICFSVLDSTAEITLPSVIGNHMVLQQKDRVAIWGKASPGATVDVTTSWNQRRYQARVGSDSSWRLKVQTPVAGGPYQIRIGDGQQRILLSDILIGEVWVCSGQSNMEMPMWGFYNQPVLGANDVLAQANNPSLRLIRYERALSRTPEFDCPSTGWQVSDAEVAGKFSAVGFQFALRLQQKLNIPVGIIMSTWGGTMIEGWMSESSMKRFPSDDKTVKPVAGKMNKNEPTLLYNAMIHPFAGFGIKGMIWYQGEQNRCNPNIYDQLMESMVADWRKKWAAGDWPFYYVQIAPYQYRDTIGPAAPLREAQARASHRIPKSGMVVSMDAGEPNAIHPRRKTVISKRLLYWALANDYGYKGLAYQSPEYDAFQSPVQIEGAKVRVSFTHASRGLMTDGSPLNAFEIAGADRRFYPAQARIKGKFIELESDQVKAPVAVRYGFKDYAECHLFNVEGLPVAPFRTDNWAL
- a CDS encoding MFS transporter, giving the protein MARTAKLRSGTFSNDRYPWLVVALLWVVAFLNYLDRILITSMRDPIVREFTISDAEYGLLTSVFLWAYGVLSPFGGYFADRYSRKKVIVFSVLVWSAVTLWTGAAATYQELLISRMVMGISEACYIPAALAMITDYHRGKTRSLATGLHMSGLYAGLAVGGIGGYIAVSYGWRFGFHVFGIFGIVYSLFLLWLLKDAPREKPSQAREQPIAVDATPQSTGKVQLLDAFKSLLAMRSFYILMLFFGAFGVVNWLVYGWLPTFLKTHFQLDLGLAGISATGYIQVGSFIGVVLGGILADRWARKTPRGRINVIVLGFTVGAPFLFLMASTSVFYLAIIAMLIFGLARGFTDANLMPVLRQIADARYIATGYGVLNFLGTVIGGLMVYIGGALKDAEISLSLIYQASAILILIAAWLLVSLKIKK
- a CDS encoding galactose oxidase produces the protein MTKIPENKYSVTGIAETHPGLQADTGVSHTFHWSQLAPLPNRTGLAGAFIGLAGDALICAGGANFPDGGTPWNGGVKTWYDTVYVLETSSATWKVAGRLPRPLGYGLTVSWKSQMILIGGSNSEGHYRTVQRISYHKNADEGMVSIDTLPSLPSAIALTSGALVGDCIYLAGGQAQPSDATATNVCWRLNLSADRPVWEVLPGWPGESRMLSVGGALDGKFYLFSGTALHEGKRTYLKDAYCYDPHVVSGKEKGWRRLADLPSPTVAAPGPAVAIKGQLFILGGDDGALADETAVLKERHPGFSDRIFAYDPQRNRWQVAGQCWVDKKPDAAVNPNGSIWAPVTTGAVLWHGDIVLVGGEVRPGTRTPRVIMGTLQDK
- a CDS encoding dihydrodipicolinate synthase family protein, which codes for MKTDGLIAATFGFYTPEGDIDLEPIGAMVDRLAAQGVSGVFICGTNGEGPNLTIEERMAVAETYLKAAKGKMLVFVHVGHASIREARKLAAHAEKHGADAISSVSAFYYKPGQVDVLVDSMAAIAAAAPNTPFYYYHIPTLTGVGLDMVAFLEQAEQAIQNLAGIKYTASTLHEYQACLNYKNGQYNILFGYDELLLEALSVGAGAAIGSTYAFAAPIYVDLLHKFRRGDLEGARRRQLESVNMVRCLSGYHSIAAQRAIMHMLGIPLGPCRLPLRELTENEYQELKQKLENAGFFKALEDAGRTLELQGTTGGRS